In Desulfuromonas acetoxidans DSM 684, one genomic interval encodes:
- a CDS encoding patatin-like phospholipase family protein, with product MFTPDEIIPVFAGGGTRLPAYVGVLRALEQLPIRISRMVATSGGSVVAALYCAGLPVDRLQQLALEVDFAQFRGFSLPSLIRRGGLSSGERFEQWMDEQLQGATFRDLPIDLHVVATDVFSQQPVVFDRETTPDFKVAAAVRCSIGIPLFFTYKPFGEKLLVDGSILAEDALRQDWGGHGKPLVFFRLRSSRSHRETFRNRFFPLPEYILMLIRTFLTSLSREYVADLYWSKTLLIKTEEFSPLEFSLSRPAKDRLYQLGYQTTLDYLPLKLGRLKQQSQDSHASESTVLP from the coding sequence ATGTTTACCCCGGACGAAATTATTCCCGTCTTTGCCGGAGGTGGCACGCGGCTGCCTGCCTATGTTGGAGTACTGCGCGCTCTGGAGCAGTTACCGATTCGTATCAGTCGCATGGTCGCAACGTCAGGAGGGAGTGTGGTGGCGGCTCTGTACTGCGCCGGTCTGCCCGTCGATCGTTTGCAACAGTTGGCTCTTGAGGTTGATTTTGCCCAGTTCCGTGGTTTTTCATTGCCCAGTCTGATTCGCAGGGGCGGATTGTCATCCGGTGAGCGTTTTGAGCAGTGGATGGATGAACAACTGCAGGGGGCGACGTTCCGTGACTTGCCGATTGATCTGCATGTTGTGGCTACAGATGTTTTTTCACAGCAGCCGGTGGTTTTTGATCGTGAAACCACTCCAGATTTCAAAGTTGCTGCCGCTGTGCGTTGTTCGATAGGCATTCCGCTCTTTTTCACCTACAAGCCCTTTGGTGAAAAACTCCTGGTCGATGGCAGCATTCTGGCTGAAGATGCGCTGCGCCAGGATTGGGGTGGCCATGGCAAGCCTCTGGTGTTTTTTCGTCTGCGTTCCTCGCGCAGCCACCGCGAAACCTTCCGCAACCGTTTTTTCCCTCTGCCGGAATATATCCTGATGCTGATTCGGACGTTTTTGACCTCATTGTCGCGCGAATATGTGGCGGATCTGTATTGGTCAAAAACCCTGTTGATCAAAACTGAGGAATTTTCCCCCCTGGAATTCTCACTTTCTCGCCCGGCGAAGGACCGACTCTACCAATTAGGCTATCAGACAACGCTGGACTATCTTCCTCTCAAACTGGGGCGGTTAAAACAGCAAAGTCAGGATTCTCACGCGTCTGAATCAACGGTGCTGCCGTAA
- a CDS encoding NAD-dependent epimerase/dehydratase family protein, with amino-acid sequence MMDYDALKAELKQTPKVWFVTGCAGFIGSNLVETLLTLDQSVVGLDNFSTGYPHNLDEVQQRVSREQWQCFTFVEGDIREPEVCQRLCSGVDYVLHQAALGSVPRSINDPLATNQSNIDGFLNMILAARQADVASFTYASSSAVYGDHSALPKVEEVIGTPLSPYAVTKYVNEVYAGVFAKTYDFNCVGLRYFNVFGPRQDPTGAYAAVIPKWAAAMLANEPVYINGDGETSRDFCFIDNVIQANLLAAHAVPEAKDQVYNVALGDRITLNELFRAMQVAMQHHGVAYAHEPVYRDFRAGDIRHSQADVAKAQRLLNYAPQYRVAAGIEETVAWYVEKFGL; translated from the coding sequence GTGATGGATTATGATGCATTAAAAGCTGAACTTAAACAGACTCCGAAGGTGTGGTTTGTGACGGGCTGTGCCGGTTTTATCGGGTCCAATCTGGTTGAGACGCTGTTGACGTTGGACCAGAGTGTGGTTGGTCTTGATAATTTTTCTACCGGCTACCCACATAATCTGGACGAAGTGCAACAGCGTGTTTCTCGTGAACAATGGCAATGTTTTACCTTTGTGGAAGGGGATATTCGCGAGCCTGAGGTTTGTCAACGGTTGTGTTCGGGGGTTGATTACGTACTTCATCAGGCGGCTCTGGGGTCTGTTCCGCGATCCATTAATGATCCGCTTGCTACCAACCAAAGTAACATCGATGGCTTTCTCAACATGATTCTGGCCGCACGTCAGGCAGATGTTGCAAGTTTCACCTATGCGTCTTCCAGTGCAGTGTATGGCGATCACAGTGCGCTACCAAAGGTGGAAGAAGTGATCGGAACGCCGCTATCGCCCTATGCCGTGACAAAGTATGTTAACGAGGTCTATGCCGGAGTGTTTGCCAAGACCTATGACTTCAACTGTGTGGGATTGAGATACTTCAATGTATTTGGTCCGCGTCAGGATCCGACAGGGGCTTACGCTGCCGTCATCCCGAAATGGGCTGCAGCGATGCTGGCAAATGAGCCTGTTTACATCAATGGCGATGGTGAAACAAGTCGGGATTTTTGTTTTATTGACAATGTCATTCAGGCCAATCTGCTGGCCGCGCACGCCGTGCCGGAGGCAAAAGATCAGGTCTATAATGTTGCTCTGGGAGATCGCATTACCCTCAATGAGCTGTTTCGTGCGATGCAGGTGGCAATGCAGCATCATGGTGTCGCTTATGCGCATGAGCCGGTTTATCGTGATTTTCGCGCCGGAGATATTCGCCACTCCCAGGCAGATGTGGCCAAGGCACAACGGCTTTTGAATTACGCTCCTCAATATCGGGTGGCTGCCGGGATCGAAGAAACTGTTGCATGGTATGTGGAAAAATTTGGACTTTAA
- a CDS encoding nucleotide sugar dehydrogenase, translating to MVTIEDIRSGKSKVAVVGLGYVGLPLAVAFGTCCDVIGFDIDQKKIEDLKQGYDATGEVSSKDLAATKITYTADAAQLSEAAFIIVTVPTPIDANNNPDLTPVRSASITAGRYLQSGSIVVYESTVYPGVTEEICVPLLEDYSGLQCGRDFTVGYSPERINPGDKVHTVDKIIKVVSGQDEATLDTVAGVYEMVITVGVHRASSIQVAEAAKVIENTQRDLNIALMNELSIIFGKLNIPTRDVLAAAGTKWNFLPFTPGLVGGHCIGVDPYYLTHKAEEIGYNPQVILAGRRINDGMGKYVAENTVKKMIRAGKTIKGARVLVLGLTFKENVPDIRNTRVIDVVRELEDYDIDVIVNDPVADPQETLHEYGIELTSLEKVGPVDAIVWAVAHEIYKSISFDEMKRMCSNGNSQAVLIDVKGCISPQQAEAEGFIYWAL from the coding sequence ATGGTAACAATTGAGGATATTCGTAGCGGGAAAAGCAAGGTTGCTGTTGTCGGGCTGGGATATGTAGGGTTGCCTCTGGCCGTTGCTTTTGGCACTTGCTGTGACGTGATCGGCTTTGATATTGATCAAAAGAAAATTGAAGACCTTAAACAGGGGTATGATGCTACCGGGGAGGTGAGTTCTAAAGATCTGGCAGCGACAAAAATTACCTATACCGCCGATGCTGCTCAATTGAGTGAGGCTGCGTTTATTATTGTTACGGTGCCGACCCCTATTGATGCGAATAATAATCCGGATCTGACGCCGGTGCGTTCAGCATCGATCACTGCGGGGAGATATCTACAGTCGGGCTCCATTGTTGTTTATGAATCGACGGTCTATCCCGGGGTGACGGAAGAGATCTGTGTGCCGTTGCTGGAGGATTATTCCGGTTTGCAGTGTGGCCGGGATTTCACCGTGGGCTATTCACCGGAGCGGATCAATCCGGGCGATAAAGTTCACACCGTCGACAAAATTATCAAGGTTGTTTCCGGACAGGATGAAGCGACTCTCGATACCGTCGCAGGTGTGTATGAAATGGTTATTACTGTTGGTGTCCATCGCGCCAGCTCGATCCAGGTCGCGGAAGCAGCCAAGGTTATTGAAAATACCCAGCGTGATCTCAACATTGCGTTGATGAATGAATTGTCGATTATTTTTGGAAAATTAAATATTCCAACGCGTGATGTTCTTGCGGCCGCAGGGACGAAATGGAACTTCCTGCCGTTCACTCCGGGGCTGGTTGGTGGTCATTGCATTGGTGTCGATCCCTACTATCTGACCCATAAAGCCGAAGAGATTGGTTATAACCCCCAGGTGATTCTCGCCGGTCGGCGGATCAATGACGGTATGGGGAAATATGTGGCTGAAAACACTGTGAAAAAAATGATTCGTGCCGGTAAAACCATCAAAGGAGCCCGGGTTCTGGTGTTGGGATTAACGTTTAAGGAAAATGTCCCTGATATTCGCAATACCCGGGTAATTGATGTTGTCCGCGAACTTGAAGACTACGACATCGATGTTATTGTCAATGATCCCGTGGCTGATCCGCAGGAGACGTTGCACGAATACGGCATTGAGCTGACCTCGCTGGAAAAGGTCGGTCCGGTCGATGCGATTGTGTGGGCAGTTGCCCATGAAATTTATAAGTCGATCTCCTTTGATGAGATGAAAAGAATGTGCAGCAACGGCAACAGCCAAGCGGTGTTGATTGATGTTAAGGGGTGTATTTCTCCCCAGCAGGCTGAAGCTGAAGGTTTTATCTACTGGGCATTATAA
- a CDS encoding tyrosine-protein phosphatase translates to MIDCHCHILPGLDDGCRTEKESIAMARQLVTAGFSRVFCTPHCITGLYDFSGEQVSAAVAALQQQLDREGIALQLETGMEYYLDDFFLGRLEHPMPLGKTNLLLFELPSSGDVRMLPQAVCEIKKRGLKPVLAHPERFFAGKLQLTVVDFVQRWLTRHPADLLPVALRDVVDQGCLLQADLGSFNGVYGANARRLAMLLQQHGMYACIGSDGHNPRQAERILRDNYWLVELGCQRDRKFSCGADVGLKGIV, encoded by the coding sequence ATGATCGATTGTCATTGTCATATTCTTCCGGGGCTTGATGATGGTTGTCGCACTGAAAAAGAGTCCATAGCGATGGCACGACAACTGGTGACAGCAGGTTTTTCGCGGGTCTTTTGCACTCCGCATTGTATTACTGGCTTGTATGATTTTTCCGGTGAACAGGTTAGTGCTGCAGTTGCGGCGTTGCAGCAGCAGCTTGATCGTGAGGGGATTGCTCTGCAGCTGGAAACAGGTATGGAATATTATCTGGATGATTTTTTTCTTGGTCGTCTTGAGCATCCAATGCCACTGGGCAAAACAAATCTGTTGTTATTTGAACTGCCTTCATCAGGGGATGTCCGCATGCTGCCGCAAGCTGTGTGCGAGATAAAAAAAAGAGGTCTGAAGCCGGTTCTGGCGCATCCTGAACGGTTTTTTGCCGGCAAACTTCAGCTGACTGTGGTTGACTTTGTTCAACGTTGGTTGACTCGTCATCCTGCGGATCTGTTGCCTGTTGCTTTGCGTGATGTGGTGGATCAGGGCTGTTTACTGCAGGCGGATCTCGGTAGCTTTAACGGTGTTTATGGCGCCAATGCCAGACGACTGGCAATGCTGTTGCAGCAACATGGGATGTATGCCTGTATCGGTAGTGATGGACATAATCCACGTCAGGCAGAAAGAATTCTCCGGGATAATTACTGGCTGGTTGAACTGGGGTGTCAGCGAGATCGGAAATTCTCGTGTGGAGCTGATGTAGGATTGAAAGGGATTGTTTAA
- a CDS encoding GSU3473 family protein: MMIYVQYFGGQYDYVKPDMLDNKLMSGEIRKFLRANGWAVVGQDPIRKPDSDEHHYFGKERRRSFH, translated from the coding sequence ATGATGATCTATGTTCAGTACTTCGGAGGGCAATATGATTACGTCAAGCCGGACATGCTTGACAACAAACTGATGTCAGGAGAGATTCGGAAGTTCTTGCGTGCTAACGGCTGGGCTGTTGTTGGCCAGGACCCGATCCGAAAGCCCGATTCCGACGAACACCACTACTTTGGCAAAGAGCGCCGCAGGAGCTTTCATTGA
- a CDS encoding CAAX prenyl protease-related protein, whose amino-acid sequence MLSFINFNDGLGGILQKNLWTRVLPFALYMAFIGIEDGLRYLVGQSGDFSEASFLYLYPVKVGLVAAVLVVCWRHYREVRFSDLLQWRHTVLSIAIGGGIFWLWIHMTWDFATLGESQGFNPNFFAEEGMREMMVIARLFGAVLVVPVMEEIFWRSFLIRYAIDGNFMQVAIGRFSVFSFLVTTVLFGLEHHLFLAGMAAGALFNFLLYRTRSIAQCILSHFVANLALGLYVLRTEQWQFW is encoded by the coding sequence ATGTTGTCTTTTATTAATTTCAACGATGGCTTGGGGGGGATTTTGCAGAAAAATTTATGGACTCGTGTTTTACCTTTTGCTTTGTATATGGCGTTTATCGGAATTGAAGATGGGCTGCGTTACCTCGTCGGCCAGTCTGGCGATTTTTCAGAAGCGAGTTTTCTCTACCTTTATCCGGTTAAAGTGGGGTTGGTCGCTGCTGTGTTGGTGGTTTGTTGGCGCCACTATCGCGAGGTGCGGTTTTCCGACCTCCTTCAATGGCGGCATACCGTGTTGAGTATCGCTATTGGTGGAGGGATTTTCTGGTTGTGGATCCATATGACCTGGGACTTCGCAACATTGGGGGAGTCGCAGGGATTTAACCCTAATTTTTTTGCGGAAGAGGGCATGCGTGAGATGATGGTGATTGCGCGTCTTTTTGGTGCTGTTTTGGTGGTGCCGGTGATGGAGGAGATTTTCTGGCGCTCATTTTTGATCCGCTATGCCATTGATGGAAATTTTATGCAGGTGGCTATTGGTCGGTTCAGTGTCTTTTCCTTTCTGGTAACGACCGTTTTATTCGGGTTGGAGCATCACCTGTTTCTTGCAGGTATGGCCGCAGGCGCGTTGTTTAATTTTCTTCTGTATCGAACTCGCAGCATTGCTCAGTGTATCCTCAGTCATTTCGTTGCAAATCTGGCTTTGGGGCTTTATGTGTTAAGAACAGAGCAGTGGCAGTTCTGGTAA
- the serS gene encoding serine--tRNA ligase — MLDIKFIRENLEQVEQRLATRGSEIRLDEFRQLDTQRRELLGEVESLKAEKNRVSAVIGQTKDKSQVQGEIARMKEVSAQIKRMDEELREISDKLSAILMTIPNLPDESIPVGTSEDDNIEIRRWGTPREFAFEAKAHWDIGEDLDILDFERAGKLTGARFALYKGAGARLERALINFMLDLHTEQHKYVEMLPPFMVNRDSMTGTGQLPKFEEDLFHVEGPDYFLIPTAEVPVTNIHRDEILGAEQLPLCYTAYTPCFRKEAGSHGRDTRGLIRQHQFNKVELVKFVAPENSDAELDKLLANAEKVLQLLELPYRVVDLCTGDIGFSAARTFDIEVWLPGQSVYREISSCSNFRDFQARRAAIRYRREEGAKPEFVHTLNGSGLAVGRTLLAILENYQQQDGSVIVPEVLRPYMGGLERITGK, encoded by the coding sequence ATGCTGGATATTAAGTTTATCCGTGAAAATCTCGAACAGGTTGAACAACGTCTGGCCACCCGTGGTTCGGAAATCCGCCTAGATGAGTTTCGTCAACTCGACACACAGCGGCGTGAGCTGCTTGGCGAAGTGGAAAGCCTCAAGGCTGAAAAGAACCGGGTCTCGGCAGTGATTGGCCAGACCAAGGATAAGAGCCAGGTCCAGGGTGAAATCGCTCGCATGAAAGAGGTGTCGGCCCAGATCAAGCGGATGGATGAGGAATTACGCGAGATCTCCGATAAGCTGTCGGCCATCTTGATGACCATTCCCAATCTGCCCGATGAGAGCATTCCTGTCGGCACCAGTGAAGACGATAATATCGAGATCCGTCGTTGGGGAACGCCGCGTGAATTTGCTTTTGAAGCCAAGGCCCATTGGGACATCGGTGAAGATCTGGATATCCTCGATTTCGAACGGGCGGGAAAGCTCACAGGTGCCCGATTTGCCTTGTATAAAGGCGCGGGTGCCCGTCTTGAACGCGCTCTGATTAACTTCATGCTCGACCTGCATACCGAGCAGCACAAATATGTTGAAATGCTTCCGCCCTTTATGGTAAACAGAGACTCCATGACGGGGACGGGCCAACTGCCCAAGTTTGAGGAAGACCTGTTCCACGTTGAAGGACCGGATTACTTTCTGATCCCCACTGCGGAAGTTCCTGTAACCAATATTCATCGAGATGAAATTTTAGGTGCAGAACAGCTGCCATTGTGTTATACCGCGTACACTCCTTGCTTCCGCAAGGAAGCCGGATCACATGGTCGTGATACCCGTGGGTTGATCCGCCAGCATCAGTTCAACAAGGTTGAGCTGGTCAAGTTCGTTGCTCCCGAGAACTCGGATGCTGAACTGGACAAATTGCTGGCTAACGCCGAAAAGGTTCTCCAGCTTCTTGAGTTGCCTTATCGCGTTGTTGATCTGTGTACCGGAGACATCGGCTTCTCTGCAGCACGCACCTTTGATATTGAAGTGTGGTTGCCGGGACAATCCGTGTACCGCGAGATTTCATCGTGTTCGAACTTTCGGGATTTTCAGGCCCGTCGCGCCGCGATCCGTTATCGCCGTGAAGAAGGTGCCAAGCCGGAGTTCGTACATACCCTCAACGGTTCAGGACTGGCCGTTGGTCGCACCCTGCTGGCGATTCTTGAGAACTACCAGCAACAGGACGGCAGCGTGATCGTTCCGGAAGTATTACGCCCCTACATGGGTGGCCTGGAGCGGATCACGGGAAAATAA
- a CDS encoding HD domain-containing protein, whose product MKNLANFLFEVGMLKRTPRSGFQFLGSGAQSVAEHSFRTAMIGYTLAQLSEGVDCGRVVMLCLFHDVPEARIGDLNYVNKKYVQADEQKAIDDLAATLPFGEQYKQTLGEFVDKETPEACLAHDADQLEMILALKEYKDLGNRYADEWYPFAVRRLQTDVARELAEAIWTTDSSRWWFDDNSDWWVHGKNAKGVDDSGQKC is encoded by the coding sequence ATGAAAAATCTGGCCAATTTTCTGTTTGAAGTGGGGATGCTCAAGCGCACACCTCGCAGTGGCTTTCAATTTCTCGGTTCCGGGGCGCAATCGGTCGCTGAGCATTCCTTTCGTACGGCGATGATCGGTTATACCCTGGCGCAATTGTCCGAAGGGGTCGACTGTGGGCGGGTGGTGATGCTGTGTCTGTTTCACGATGTTCCGGAAGCGCGCATTGGCGACTTGAACTACGTCAATAAGAAGTATGTCCAGGCCGATGAACAAAAAGCCATTGACGATCTGGCTGCCACGCTGCCGTTTGGTGAACAGTATAAGCAGACCCTCGGTGAATTTGTCGACAAGGAAACCCCGGAAGCCTGTTTGGCTCATGATGCCGATCAGCTGGAAATGATTCTGGCGCTCAAAGAATACAAGGACCTCGGTAACCGTTATGCGGACGAGTGGTATCCCTTTGCCGTACGTCGTTTGCAGACCGATGTAGCCCGTGAATTGGCGGAAGCCATCTGGACGACGGATTCCAGCCGTTGGTGGTTTGATGACAACAGTGACTGGTGGGTGCATGGAAAAAATGCAAAGGGAGTTGACGATAGCGGACAGAAGTGTTAG
- a CDS encoding EamA family transporter, with product METIALFFIVFSALMHALWNLQVKQSGDKTVFIWWMFVASGFLMNVVMVFLPEPFPVPHALTWLWAIIGATCFVLYHLFNGIAYRQGDLSLTYPLAQTSMIYVPLWGVFFLHEQLTVGGVIGVLCVVAGAYCVQLPDFSLHSILRPLRNLSNPSVRAALAAGFIYSIGSIADKSGVMDYSPFFFTYILVMMMVVIMSLNLCRNRYRGRILPEWRQHKRLILSSGPIMLGSFLTFRYGLSLAPVSYAVPVRQVNVLFGVLIGLLFLRESYGRMRVTAACLILLGVLTIHLGG from the coding sequence ATGGAAACCATCGCGCTATTTTTTATCGTTTTTTCAGCTTTAATGCATGCGTTATGGAATCTCCAGGTCAAGCAGAGTGGTGACAAGACCGTCTTTATCTGGTGGATGTTTGTCGCTTCCGGTTTTTTGATGAATGTGGTGATGGTGTTCCTTCCAGAGCCGTTTCCGGTTCCTCATGCACTGACGTGGTTGTGGGCGATTATCGGCGCCACATGCTTTGTTCTGTATCATCTGTTTAACGGTATTGCCTATCGTCAGGGTGATCTGTCTCTCACCTACCCGTTGGCACAAACCTCCATGATCTATGTGCCGCTGTGGGGGGTCTTCTTTCTGCATGAGCAGCTCACGGTGGGTGGTGTCATTGGAGTGTTGTGTGTGGTTGCCGGCGCCTACTGTGTTCAGTTGCCGGATTTCTCGCTGCACTCAATTCTGCGCCCGCTGCGTAATCTGTCCAACCCGTCCGTGCGTGCGGCGTTGGCGGCCGGATTTATCTACTCGATCGGCTCGATTGCCGACAAAAGCGGTGTCATGGATTACTCCCCTTTCTTTTTCACCTATATCCTGGTGATGATGATGGTGGTGATCATGTCACTGAACCTGTGCCGGAACCGTTACCGTGGCCGCATTTTACCGGAGTGGCGTCAGCATAAACGGCTCATTTTATCTTCAGGGCCGATTATGCTAGGGTCGTTTCTCACTTTTCGCTACGGTTTGAGCCTGGCTCCGGTCAGCTATGCAGTGCCCGTGCGTCAGGTGAATGTGCTGTTTGGTGTGTTGATCGGATTGCTGTTTCTGCGCGAATCGTATGGTCGTATGCGTGTGACCGCAGCCTGTCTGATTTTACTTGGTGTTCTCACGATTCATCTTGGAGGGTAA
- a CDS encoding HDOD domain-containing protein, with protein sequence MSALNGSLSTTSLPEILRQCSVQQKTGTLNLTQAGVDKKLYFNKGQLIYITSNKPGERVGEYLIQRGDLTRSWAGFLLKDSKRNGVAFTRSLLQKNIFDKDKLQKALSDLANLALADVMNWTVGNYEFTNLLPKQALEGPIQISEADALTQILQSGRQEGGTASTDDILRDLARTIVADDFTLPLLATTASKLEKCWEDDEKSSDEILDLVHKDQVLSINLLRVVNASVAHPPKQCVTVKQAMELYPHERLIGIVLAQAANAHSPKQPDTVSLLLQHALSCACLAEQIAAQLGEDIEEAYTCGLLHNIGKILLLQILPENNIPESQLPKLVQDFHQNSGALLSRRWNLSPKLHDCIKNYSAPEKAKESQIHVEIVCLSHNLLQNEGDLDSYQKQCPTIDFDRLDMDSLHDSLELIDELATSTY encoded by the coding sequence ATGAGTGCGCTCAACGGTAGCCTCAGCACGACCTCGCTGCCTGAAATCCTCCGCCAGTGCTCCGTGCAGCAGAAAACCGGCACGCTGAACCTGACTCAGGCGGGAGTCGATAAAAAATTGTATTTCAACAAGGGCCAGCTGATTTATATCACGTCCAACAAACCGGGAGAACGGGTTGGCGAATACCTGATTCAACGCGGCGACCTGACCCGCTCCTGGGCCGGATTCCTGCTCAAAGACAGTAAACGCAACGGAGTGGCATTCACCCGCAGCCTGCTGCAAAAAAACATCTTCGACAAAGATAAACTGCAAAAAGCCCTGTCCGACCTGGCCAACCTGGCTCTGGCCGATGTCATGAACTGGACGGTCGGCAATTATGAATTCACCAACCTTCTTCCCAAGCAAGCCCTTGAAGGCCCTATTCAGATCAGTGAAGCCGATGCCCTGACTCAAATTCTGCAAAGTGGCAGACAGGAGGGGGGGACTGCCAGCACAGATGACATCCTGCGCGACCTGGCCCGGACCATTGTTGCTGATGATTTCACCCTGCCCTTACTGGCAACAACGGCCTCAAAATTGGAAAAATGCTGGGAAGACGATGAAAAAAGCAGCGATGAGATCCTCGACCTGGTTCATAAAGATCAGGTCCTCAGTATCAATCTGTTGAGAGTAGTCAATGCCTCAGTGGCCCATCCACCCAAACAGTGCGTCACGGTAAAACAGGCCATGGAACTCTACCCCCATGAACGTCTGATAGGCATTGTCCTGGCCCAAGCCGCCAATGCCCACTCGCCCAAACAACCGGACACCGTTTCATTGCTGTTGCAGCACGCCTTGAGCTGTGCCTGCCTGGCGGAACAGATCGCCGCCCAACTGGGAGAGGATATCGAAGAAGCCTACACCTGCGGCTTGCTCCATAACATCGGGAAAATCCTGTTACTACAGATCCTTCCCGAAAACAACATCCCAGAATCACAACTGCCGAAACTGGTGCAGGATTTTCACCAGAATTCAGGAGCTCTGCTGTCACGGCGCTGGAACCTGTCGCCCAAACTCCACGACTGTATTAAAAACTACTCGGCTCCGGAAAAAGCCAAGGAGTCACAGATCCACGTTGAAATCGTCTGCCTGAGTCACAATCTGCTGCAGAATGAAGGCGACCTGGACAGTTACCAGAAGCAGTGCCCAACCATCGATTTCGATAGACTCGACATGGACAGTTTACATGACAGCCTGGAACTGATTGACGAACTGGCGACTTCGACCTATTAA
- a CDS encoding ribonuclease D, protein MTLPPILTTDDAVVALAKDLETCAVFAVDLEADSMHSYQEKVCLLQFTYHDTTVLLDPLAAGDLAPLKPVLADSSIRKIFHAADYDIRCLARDFDIEIRGLFDTMIASQFLGEEKVGLADVLGKYFDVTLDKRFQRADWSKRPLSPEMCHYAAEDTRHLEKLVAILEPALKEKDRLWWVEEEFRLLEQAKFRVHDGPAFLRIKGAGTMPPRALAILECLLEWREKEAQRRDCPAYKVVGNKPLLSAARHMPTTMEALKDLEEFPARLADRYGRAVLKQIETGQAVDKDQLPHFPRRERRVRDVAAEERFNRLKSWRSDKAKQLEMDPGIVINNALLEAVARSQPRNAQDLMAIDGMKEWQRKVLGPELIASLHV, encoded by the coding sequence ATGACGTTACCACCGATCCTGACCACGGATGATGCTGTTGTCGCTTTGGCAAAAGACCTTGAAACCTGCGCGGTCTTTGCCGTTGATCTGGAAGCGGATTCGATGCATTCCTATCAGGAAAAAGTGTGTCTGCTGCAGTTTACTTATCACGACACCACGGTCTTGCTCGATCCTCTCGCAGCAGGTGATCTTGCGCCGCTCAAGCCGGTGCTGGCTGACTCTTCCATCCGCAAGATATTTCATGCCGCAGATTACGATATCCGTTGTCTGGCGCGCGATTTTGATATTGAAATCAGAGGCCTGTTTGACACCATGATTGCCAGCCAGTTTCTTGGCGAGGAAAAGGTTGGTCTGGCGGATGTGCTCGGCAAGTACTTTGATGTGACTCTCGACAAGCGTTTTCAACGGGCTGATTGGTCGAAGCGACCCTTGTCCCCGGAGATGTGCCACTACGCAGCTGAAGATACCCGTCATCTGGAAAAACTTGTGGCGATACTTGAACCGGCACTAAAGGAAAAAGATCGTCTCTGGTGGGTGGAAGAGGAATTTCGCCTGTTGGAGCAGGCGAAATTCAGAGTGCATGATGGCCCGGCTTTTCTGCGCATCAAGGGCGCTGGGACCATGCCACCGCGAGCCCTGGCAATTCTCGAATGCCTGCTGGAGTGGCGTGAGAAAGAGGCGCAGCGGCGCGATTGCCCCGCGTATAAAGTCGTGGGTAACAAGCCGTTGCTCAGTGCCGCGCGCCACATGCCGACCACCATGGAGGCGTTGAAAGATCTCGAAGAATTTCCGGCGCGTCTGGCTGATCGTTATGGCCGAGCGGTCCTCAAACAGATCGAAACGGGACAGGCGGTGGACAAAGACCAGTTGCCCCACTTCCCGCGTCGCGAACGTCGAGTGCGTGATGTTGCCGCTGAAGAGCGTTTTAACCGTCTGAAAAGCTGGCGGAGCGACAAAGCCAAACAGTTGGAGATGGATCCGGGAATTGTGATCAATAATGCATTGCTCGAGGCGGTGGCGCGTAGCCAGCCTCGCAACGCTCAGGACCTGATGGCGATTGATGGCATGAAAGAGTGGCAACGCAAAGTGCTCGGACCGGAGTTGATTGCCAGCTTGCACGTGTAA